From Diprion similis isolate iyDipSimi1 chromosome 5, iyDipSimi1.1, whole genome shotgun sequence, the proteins below share one genomic window:
- the LOC124406369 gene encoding uncharacterized protein LOC124406369, with protein sequence MNDSMAIGFDQLTKDNYRTWRMKAEASLEVCDLWDHVDKDKESSAVDTESWMKEDRIAKSILILHVSSSLLPLLENCKTACEVWLKLENVCGNPDEDGKDLIDDSEDNDEDVIVSAIEDSVEDFFNIINDLSEKKVMDNEKSLSSTLTDNLFLRLKKDNVGKLPDKKNIVNTVSDFINVIGELSKIEIEKQKNELCCKLIDSLLLVFEIHPHKNNNDEAESEADAAEIRDDNVNGDKKKNYEITSQEIPLEASEDSQTRSEEMLNTNLEADEETESETESEPENDIVDEFETPFDMYYGRPEFVEQVNDERFPCKLGNSDSTCSFIDLNTPPPTPTLEKTRKCGVCREEGHNRTTCPMNKSVASEPKTSASKTTESPKRSYKCGVCREEGHNRTTCPMNKSVASEPKTSASKTTESPKRSYKCGVCREEGHNRTTCPMNKSVASEPKTSASKTTESPKRSYKCGVCREEGHNRTTCPMNKSVASEPKTSASKTTESPKRSYKCGVCREEGHNRTTCPMNKSAVFESKTSASKATESPKRSYKCGVCREEGHNRTTCPMNNLFAIEPKTAASTATESPRSYKCGICGQQGHNRRTCGLQTSSPSSHHMSIQSPSSSYSGGGRSYKCSNCGVSGKNSTSYEELLILNLTTQQLDPIRFLFYFLPISTQHKNMPIPGIRDFITSTYRVLQHSSEIVQMWIVWRRRSAHRMGLLSPFSGLRYIDFDIWKYIHPMDRF encoded by the exons ATGAACGATTCAATGGCAATCGGTTTTGACCAATTGACGAAAGACAATTATCGAACTTGGCGGATGAAAGCCGAAGCTTCGTTGGAAGTATGTGATCTTTGGGATCATGTCGATAAGGACAAAGAATCATCTGCAGTGGATACGGAGTCGTGGATGAAGGAGGATAGAATAGctaaatcaatattaattttacatgTAAGCAGCTCGCTGCTTCCGTTGCTCGAAAACTGCAAAACTGCGTGCGAAGTTTGgttgaaacttgaaaatgtTTGCGGTAATCCAGATGAAGACGGCAAAGATTTGATAGATGATTCTGAAGATAATGATGAAGATGTAATTGTAAGTGCTATTGAGGATAGtgtcgaagatttttttaacatcatCAATGATTTATCAGAGAAAAAGGTAATGGATAATGAGAAATCACTGAGCTCTACCCTTaccgataatttatttttacgattGAAGAAAGATAACGTTGGAAAACttccagataaaaaaaatatcgtaaacaCTGTCAGTGACTTTATTAATGTCATTGGTGAATTATCTAAGATTGAAatagagaaacagaaaaatgaattatgcTGCAAGCTCATTGATAGTTTGCTTCTGGTATTTGAAATACATCcacataaaaataacaatgatgAAGCGGAAAGTGAAGCTGATGCGGCGGAAATCCGAGACGATAACGTCAAcggtgataagaaaaaaaattatgaaattacgAGCCAAGAGATTCCGTTAGAGGCTTCTGAGGATAGCCAAACGCGAAGTGAAGAAATGTTGAATACCAATTTAGAGGCAGATGAAGAAACAGAGTCTGAGACGGAGTCTGAGCCAGAGAATGACATAGTAGATGAATTCGAAACACCATTTGATATGTATTATGGACGACCTGAATTCGTAGAGCAGGTCAATGATGAGAGATTTCCGTGCAAGTTGG gaAACAGCGATTCAACATGTTCATTCATAGATTTGAACACTCCACCACCTACACCAACTCTTGAAAAAACACGCAAATGTGGAGTGTGTCGTGAAGAAG GACACAACAGAACAACCTGTCCAATGAATAAATCAGTTGCTTCTGAACCAAAAACTTCTGCTTCTAAAACCACCGAAAGTCCCAAGAGATCATATAAATGCGGAGTGTGTCGCGAAGAAG GACACAACAGAACAACCTGTCCAATGAATAAATCAGTTGCTTCTGAACCAAAAACTTCTGCTTCTAAAACCACCGAAAGTCCCAAGAGATCATATAAATGCGGAGTGTGTCGCGAAGAAG GACACAACAGAACAACCTGTCCAATGAATAAATCAGTTGCTTCTGAACCAAAAACTTCTGCTTCTAAAACCACCGAAAGTCCCAAGAGATCATATAAATGCGGAGTGTGTCGCGAAGAAG GACACAACAGAACAACCTGTCCAATGAATAAATCAGTTGCTTCTGAACCAAAAACTTCTGCTTCTAAAACCACCGAAAGTCCCAAGAGATCATATAAATGCGGAGTGTGTCGCGAAGAAG GACACAATAGAACAACCTGTCCAATGAATAAATCAGCTGTTTTCGAATCAAAAACGTCCGCTTCTAAAGCCACCGAAAGTCCCAAGAGATCATATAAATGCGGAGTGTGTCGCGAAGAAG GACACAACAGAACAACCTGTCCAATGAACAATTTATTCGCTATTGAACCAAAAACTGCTGCTTCTACAGCCACCGAAAGTCCCAGATCATATAAATGCGGCATATGTGGTCAACAAG GTCACAACAGAAGAACTTGCGGCCTTCAGACTTCTTCACCATCGTCCCATCACATGTCCATCCAATCTCCCTCGTCGTCTTACTCCGGAGGTGGTCGCAGTTATAAGTGCAGCAACTGTGGTGTTTCAGGAAAGAATTCGACGTCCTATGAGGaacttttaatattaaatCTGACGACCCAACAACTTGACCCTattcgatttttgttttattttttgcctaTATC GACACAACATAAGAACATGCCCATACCTGGTATCAGAGATTTCATCACCTCAACCTACCGCGTCCTACAGCACTCCAGTGAGATCGTACAGATGTGGATTGTGTGGAGGAGAAG aagtgcacatagaatggggctgttgaGCCCTTTTTCGGGTTTGAGGTACAtcgacttcgatatttggaaatACATACATCCAATGGATCGCTTCTAG
- the LOC124406268 gene encoding feline leukemia virus subgroup C receptor-related protein 2-like isoform X1, producing MTNLQITENDTVHPLKTGYTEENEDTVTGSPYKVQVFKRRWLQLFLFALCGMCSSYQWPQFTIIGHIIILRYYGVSISAVASTSIMLMVAYSVFLFPALFLMERIGIKWSVVIGAVLTCLGAWIKVFAAAPDRFPVLLIGQALVAMSQVFICSVPGKLAAFWFGKDQLALATAIGCYAVHVGLSICFLTVPIFVGNHDDVEEIGHTLSVIYWTLAIACSVVTLAVLFLFQDEPPMAPSESRAFQKSAHECLDRGVLVSFKRLLTKNSSFIILWNTYGLIVSIFYSMATIWNPLFLTHFKNCEVDLGITSVLNCLLGTIGSVIIASILDKTKKFRVIAITVTSSAVLFEILLAVTLNVEIKWMVYLSLSLFGIAQLSFSAIGFELCAEATYPEPQAVSMGILSIAGQLYGAIVTPIILKVINVYGDAAGHVAMLAILSLGTLLTISNKIDLHRQRAEEHAAQYNALSQGILHKIDK from the exons ATGACGAATCTACAAATCACTGAGAATGACACCGTGCATCCTCTGAAGACTGGATATACAGAGGAAAACGAGGACACCGTAACCGGCAGTCCCTACAAGGTCCAGGTTTTCAAAAGACGGTGGCTTCAGCTCTTCTTGTTTGCATTATGCGGCATGTGCAGCAGCTATCAATGGCCTCAATTCACGATCATCGGCCATATAATAA TCCTCAGGTACTACGGCGTCTCTATCTCAGCTGTCGCGTCGACCAGCATCATGTTGATGGTAGCCTACTCAGTTTTCCTCTTCCCTGCCTTGTTTTTAATGGAACGGATTGGCATCAAGTGGTCAGTAGTGATAGGAGCTGTATTGACTTGTCTCGGAGCTTGGATTAAGGTCTTTGCGGCAGCCCCAGATCGGTTTCCGGTTTTGCTGATAGGCCAGGCCTTGGTCGCGATGAGCCAGGTTTTCATCTGTTCTGTTCCGGGAAAATTGGCAGCATTCTGGTTCGGGAAAGACCAACTCGCCCTCGCTACCGCCATTGGCTGCTACGCAGTTCACGTTGGCCTGTCAATCTGCTTTCTGACTGTTCCGATATTCGTTGGAAACCACGACGACGTCGAGGAAATTGGGCATACATTGTCCGTCATTTACTGGACACTCGCGATTGCATGTTCAGTTGTAACGTTAGCCGTACTTTTTC TTTTTCAGGACGAACCTCCCATGGCACCAAGCGAGTCGCGGGCGTTTCAAAAATCCGCCCATGAGTGTCTCGATAGAGGAGTTTTGGTGTCGTTCAAAAGGTTACTAACAAAGAACAGCAGCTTCATTATTCTTTGGAACACCTATGGTCTGATTGTTAGCATATTTTACTCAATGGCGACGATTTGGAATCCATTGTTCTTAACTCACTTCAAG AATTGCGAAGTTGATCTTGGAATAACCAGTGTGTTGAATTGCCTTCTGGGTACCATAGGTTCGGTAATCATCGCGTCAATTCTCGACAAAACTAAGAAATTCAG AGTCATCGCCATCACCGTGACCAGTTCAGCCGTACTTTTCGAAATACTTTTGGCTGTGACCTTAAACGTGGAAATTAAATGGATGGTTTATCTGTCCCTTTCGTTATTCGG CATTGCTCAACTCAGTTTCAGCGCGATCGGATTTGAATTATGCGCTGAAGCGACTTACCCTGAACCCCAGGCAGTGTCCATGGGGATTTTGAGCATAGCAGGCCAACTATATGGAGCTATCGTAACTCCCATTATCCTGAAGGTGATAAACGTTTACGGGGATGCAGCTGGACACGTGGCCATGCTCGCAATTCTCAGTCTAGGAACTTTGTTGACAAtatcgaataaaattgatcTGCATAGGCAAAGAGCCGAAGAACATGCCGCGCAATATAATGCACTGAGTCAAGGAATATTACATAAGATTGACAAGTGA
- the LOC124406264 gene encoding lysosomal acid glucosylceramidase-like gives MQRFYLLLILWIYAAESLPCVPRDFGNGGTVCVCNATYCDSTRELEIPEKGSFVRYTSSKDGLRLDPTKGAFTNESATADVTLHLDLHTTFQSIHGFGGAFTDAAGINIKSLRNATAEYILRSYFSEEGSRYNLGRVPIAGSDFSTREYTYDDYKGDTQLQNFSLTEDDLKYKIPMMQEALRMNPDLKFLAASWTAPPWMKTNNAYTGFGFLREEYYQVYAEYIVKFMDLYKGYGLDMWAMSTGNEPSNGIIPVTGFNSMGWTPSGMGKWVANNLGPTISRSKHKDTVILAYDDQTFGLPWYVSDMFSNKVAKNYTAGIAFHWYWDNIVPSWVIDRTRYHFPEKFLIMTEASVGDKPWQFKKVDLGAWSRGEMYITDIMENLQHWVTGWVDWNLALDQQGGPNWKRNFVDAAIIVNAKNDEFYKQPMFYALAHFSKFIPRKSVRVKLSQEGSSINSVAFKTPQNRIVIVLYNPLTKKQHAVIRDQERGNIDLQLPPKSIHTIVYK, from the exons ATGCAACGATTCTATCTCCTGCTGATATTGTGGATATATGCAG CGGAATCTCTTCCCTGCGTACCTCGAGATTTCGGAAATGGAGGAACAGTGTGCGTCTGCAACGCGACTTACTGCGACAGTACACGAGAGCTCGAAATACCGGAAAAAGGTTCGTTCGTCCGATACACCTCGAGCAAAGACGGCTTGAGATTGGATCCAACGAAGGGTGCTTTCACCAACGAATCAGCAACCGCTGACGTTACTCTTCACCTGGATCTTCAcacaacttttcaaagtattcATGGATTTGGAGGTGCTTTTACCGACGCGGCGGGCATCAACATAAAGTCATTGAGAAATGCTACGGCGGAATATATACTGAG GTCATACTTCAGCGAGGAAGGAAGTAGATACAACTTGGGTCGTGTTCCCATCGCTGGGTCTGACTTCTCCACACGAGAATATACTTACGATGACTACAAGGGTGACACGCAACTTCAGAACTTTTCCCTGACTGAGGATGATCTGAAGTACAAAATTCCAATGATGCAAGAGGCTCTTAGAATGAATCCGGACCTAAAATTTTTAGCAGCTTCATGGACTGCTCCGCCTTGGATGAAGACGAATAATGCTTACACGGGTTTCG GATTTCTCCGTGAAGAGTACTACCAGGTGTACGCTGAATATATTGTGAAATTTATGGATCTGTACAAAGGCTATGGGCTCGATATGTGGGCGATGTCGACAGGTAATGAACCGTCTAACGGCATCATACCAGTGACCGGTTTCAACAGCATGGGGTGGACACCTAGTGGCATGGGAAAATGGGTTGCGAACAACCTCGGCCCTACGATTAGTAGATCCAAGCACAAAGATACTGTCATTTTGGCTTACGACGACCAGACGTTTGGCCTGCCCTGGTACGTCTCTGACATGTTTAGCAACAAGGtggcaaaaaattatacagctGGTATTGCCTTTCATTGGTACTGGGACAATATTGTACCGTCTTGGGTAATCGACCGAACCCGTTATCATTTTCCTGAAAAGTTCTTGATCATGACCGAGGCCTCAGTTG GAGATAAACCATGGCAATTCAAAAAAGTCGACTTAGGAGCATGGAGTCGAGGGGAAATGTACATTACGGACATCATGGAA AATCTACAGCATTGGGTGACTGGTTGGGTGGACTGGAATCTAGCTCTCGATCAGCAAGGTGGTCCCAATTGGAAGAGGAACTTTGTGGATGCTGCGATTATCGTAAACGCTAAGAATGACGAGTTTTATAAGCAGCCAATGTTCTACGCTTTAGCCCACTTCAGCAAATTCATTCCACGAAAATCTGTCAGAGTGAAGCTTAGTCAGGAAGGATCATCTATAAATTCTGTCGCCTTCAAGACTCCGCAAAATAGGATTGTTATAGTTCTGTACAATCC ACTTACCAAAAAGCAGCATGCAGTTATCCGTGACCAAGAAAGAGGAAACATCGACCTGCAGCTACCACCGAAATCGATTCACACCATTGTGTATAAGTGA
- the LOC124406267 gene encoding lysosomal acid glucosylceramidase-like, whose product MRRCIFLLVAWIYTARSVPCIPRDFGNNGTVCVCNATYCDSTPELEVPDIGFYVHYTSSKDGLRFSRIDGVFNKELRADSESFRLDFDTTFQPIHGFGGSFSDAATMNIKTLSLDTQENLMRTYFTKEGSNYHFGRVPIGSTDFSTRSYTYDDYEGDVSLEKFCLADEDLLYKIPLMKKALEFNPEIKFFAAAWTAPPWMRTNNNYTGYGFLRNEYYQVYAEYHEKFLNKYEDHGIKMWAITTGNEPFYGMLSITYYNSMGWLPKDVGTWVANNLGPTICESRHNKTLILVYDDSTTGLVSYINETFSNELARKYIAGIAIHGYTDASISENVLDDTHENYPEKFLILTEYSNGSPDADTGIVPLGSWDLGENYILDIIENLQNWVTGWVDWNLALNKYGRPNWRGIYGDSAIIVDPETDEFYKQPKYYAIAHFSRFIPPGSVRIGLTDGLTSVKAVAFKTPKNETVVVMYNAYLTDRNVTIYDSRRGQIWLELPPKSIHTLIYY is encoded by the exons ATGCGACGTTGCATCTTCTTACTAGTCGCGTGGATATACACAG ctcGAAGTGTTCCATGTATACCTCGCGATTTTGGTAACAATGGAACAGTGTGTGTATGCAATGCTACTTATTGCGACAGCACTCCGGAACTCGAGGTTCCAGACATTGGTTTCTATGTCCATTACACATCAAGTAAGGACGGCTTGAGATTTTCCAGGATAGATGGCGTTTTTAACAAGGAATTACGTGCTGATTCTGAAAGTTTTCGACTGGACTTTGACACTACTTTTCAACCAATCCATGGCTTCGGAGGTTCTTTTAGCGATGCAGCGACCATGAATATAAAAACGCTGAGCCTAGATACTCAAGAAAATTTAATGAG AACGTACTTCACTAAGGAAGGTAGTAATTATCATTTCGGTCGTGTACCAATTGGCTCAACTGACTTCTCCACAAGGTCATATACCTACGATGACTATGAAGGTGATGTGTCACTGGAAAAATTCTGTCTCGCAGACGAAGACTTACTCTACAAAATTCCACTGATGAAGAAAGCTTTAGAATTTAATccggaaattaaatttttcgcgGCGGCGTGGACTGCTCCACCATGGATGAGGACGAACAACAATTACACAGGTTACG GATTTCTACGAAATGAATACTACCAAGTATATGCTGAatatcatgaaaaatttttgaacaagtACGAAGATCACGGAATCAAAATGTGGGCTATTACGACGGGCAACGAACCCTTTTATGGTATGCTAAGCATCACTTATTATAACAGTATGGGATGGCTACCGAAAGATGTCGGCACATGGGTAGCGAACAACCTTGGTCCAACCATCTGCGAATCGAGGCACAACAAAACTCTGATTCTCGTCTATGACGACTCAACAACAGGTTTAGTCTCATACATCAATGAAACGTTTTCGAACGAGTTAGCCAGGAAATATATAGCCGGCATTGCTATTCATGGATATACAGACGCAAGCATTTCTGAAAACGTGCTTGACGACACACATGAAAACTATCCTGAAAAGTTTCTCATCCTTACCGAGTATAGTAATG GAAGTCCAGACGCAGATACTGGGATTGTTCCTTTGGGATCTTGGGATCTCGGCGAAAATTACATATTGGATATCATCGAA AATTTACAAAACTGGGTAACTGGCTGGGTGGACTGGAATCTGGCTCTGAATAAATACGGCAGACCCAATTGGAGAGGAATCTACGGGGACTCCGCAATTATCGTAGATCCAGAAACCGACGAATTTTACAAACAACCAAAGTATTACGCCATCGCGCACTTTAGTAGATTCATTCCACCAGGTTCGGTCAGGATAGGACTTACCGACGGCCTGACATCCGTCAAGGCTGTAGCTTTTAAAACACCGAAAAACGAGACTGTCGTTGTGATGTATAATGC ATACCTCACGGACCGAAATGTGACAATTTACGATTCAAGACGAGGGCAGATCTGGTTAGAGTTACCACCGAAATCGATCCACACCCTCATATACTATTAG
- the LOC124406268 gene encoding feline leukemia virus subgroup C receptor-related protein 2-like isoform X2, which translates to MTNLQITENDTVHPLKTGYTEENEDTVTGSPYKVQVFKRRWLQLFLFALCGMCSSYQWPQFTIIGHIISRYYGVSISAVASTSIMLMVAYSVFLFPALFLMERIGIKWSVVIGAVLTCLGAWIKVFAAAPDRFPVLLIGQALVAMSQVFICSVPGKLAAFWFGKDQLALATAIGCYAVHVGLSICFLTVPIFVGNHDDVEEIGHTLSVIYWTLAIACSVVTLAVLFLFQDEPPMAPSESRAFQKSAHECLDRGVLVSFKRLLTKNSSFIILWNTYGLIVSIFYSMATIWNPLFLTHFKNCEVDLGITSVLNCLLGTIGSVIIASILDKTKKFRVIAITVTSSAVLFEILLAVTLNVEIKWMVYLSLSLFGIAQLSFSAIGFELCAEATYPEPQAVSMGILSIAGQLYGAIVTPIILKVINVYGDAAGHVAMLAILSLGTLLTISNKIDLHRQRAEEHAAQYNALSQGILHKIDK; encoded by the exons ATGACGAATCTACAAATCACTGAGAATGACACCGTGCATCCTCTGAAGACTGGATATACAGAGGAAAACGAGGACACCGTAACCGGCAGTCCCTACAAGGTCCAGGTTTTCAAAAGACGGTGGCTTCAGCTCTTCTTGTTTGCATTATGCGGCATGTGCAGCAGCTATCAATGGCCTCAATTCACGATCATCGGCCATATAATAAGTCG GTACTACGGCGTCTCTATCTCAGCTGTCGCGTCGACCAGCATCATGTTGATGGTAGCCTACTCAGTTTTCCTCTTCCCTGCCTTGTTTTTAATGGAACGGATTGGCATCAAGTGGTCAGTAGTGATAGGAGCTGTATTGACTTGTCTCGGAGCTTGGATTAAGGTCTTTGCGGCAGCCCCAGATCGGTTTCCGGTTTTGCTGATAGGCCAGGCCTTGGTCGCGATGAGCCAGGTTTTCATCTGTTCTGTTCCGGGAAAATTGGCAGCATTCTGGTTCGGGAAAGACCAACTCGCCCTCGCTACCGCCATTGGCTGCTACGCAGTTCACGTTGGCCTGTCAATCTGCTTTCTGACTGTTCCGATATTCGTTGGAAACCACGACGACGTCGAGGAAATTGGGCATACATTGTCCGTCATTTACTGGACACTCGCGATTGCATGTTCAGTTGTAACGTTAGCCGTACTTTTTC TTTTTCAGGACGAACCTCCCATGGCACCAAGCGAGTCGCGGGCGTTTCAAAAATCCGCCCATGAGTGTCTCGATAGAGGAGTTTTGGTGTCGTTCAAAAGGTTACTAACAAAGAACAGCAGCTTCATTATTCTTTGGAACACCTATGGTCTGATTGTTAGCATATTTTACTCAATGGCGACGATTTGGAATCCATTGTTCTTAACTCACTTCAAG AATTGCGAAGTTGATCTTGGAATAACCAGTGTGTTGAATTGCCTTCTGGGTACCATAGGTTCGGTAATCATCGCGTCAATTCTCGACAAAACTAAGAAATTCAG AGTCATCGCCATCACCGTGACCAGTTCAGCCGTACTTTTCGAAATACTTTTGGCTGTGACCTTAAACGTGGAAATTAAATGGATGGTTTATCTGTCCCTTTCGTTATTCGG CATTGCTCAACTCAGTTTCAGCGCGATCGGATTTGAATTATGCGCTGAAGCGACTTACCCTGAACCCCAGGCAGTGTCCATGGGGATTTTGAGCATAGCAGGCCAACTATATGGAGCTATCGTAACTCCCATTATCCTGAAGGTGATAAACGTTTACGGGGATGCAGCTGGACACGTGGCCATGCTCGCAATTCTCAGTCTAGGAACTTTGTTGACAAtatcgaataaaattgatcTGCATAGGCAAAGAGCCGAAGAACATGCCGCGCAATATAATGCACTGAGTCAAGGAATATTACATAAGATTGACAAGTGA